In one window of Henckelia pumila isolate YLH828 chromosome 1, ASM3356847v2, whole genome shotgun sequence DNA:
- the LOC140860874 gene encoding uncharacterized protein — protein MVNHVGNQNRTSNDPFSNTYNPGWKQHPNFSWGGQNNRPYRNQNYGKQHQEEKSSMEQMMQKFISSTETRMQNQDASIKNLENQIGQLAKAMSSREPGTLPSDTEKNSKEQVKAVELRSGKRIEPERQGEKEPESVILEKNAGKYSTSTQPPPSQSNIIVPPPFPAALKKVKLDSQFAKFLEVFKKLNINIPFADSLMQMPSYAKLLKEILYNKRKLEEHEMISITKNCSALVQNKIPPKQKDPGSFSIPCVINDVQFHKDMCDLGANINLMPYSVFRKLSLGEPKSTRMSLQLADRSIKYPRGIIEDVLVKVEKFILPVDFVVLDMEEDLDMPLILGRPFLATGKSLIGVQKGELLLKVGEEKISFDVFNALKFSQCNEECFQIDVVDSLLYDYVQDNFQESLEAALVSPPHDDEINEEIEEMTAYLNDNQSWRKGGKLRLEDLGDRKDLVLQKPSLEEPPTVELKPLPAHLKYVFLGENENLPVIFSSSLTGEKEARLLDVLKNHKSVFAWKVADIKGINPSICMHNILMEESINPLVQPQRRLNPKMQEVVKAETIKLLDAGIIYPISDSAWVSLVQCVPKKGGIIVIKNEQNDLIPTRTVIGWRVCIDYRKLNDATRKDHFPLPFIYQMLERLAGYEFYCFLDGYSRYNQIAIAPEDQDKTTFTCPYEYYFDEMQGDELGTNWEKCHFMVTEGIVLGHRISEQGIDVDRAKAFESLREKLVTAPVLTSPNWDLPFEVMCDASDSAVGAVLGQRIDKVFRTIYYASKTLNEDQLNYAITEKELLVVVFALDKFLSYLFLSKITVYTDHSAIRHLLAKKDAKSRLIRWILLLQEFDLEIKDKKRVENVVADHRSRLEFIPECAQNDIEDIDDWFPDEKLFAIENYPWYANFSNYVVTGKLPHNLFFHQKKKFLSDVKHYFWEEPFLFKICADSMIQRCVAEGEMKSILSHCHDREVGGYAGPIKTTAKLRLFLGKLKYRWSGPYKITRVYPSVAVELKDARNDSFTVNAQRQKHYVGGDVDSMPVITTLTDQD, from the exons ATGGTGAACCATGTAGGAAATCAAAACCGCACTAGTAATGATCCATTTTCAAATACATATAATCCAGGGTGGAAACAACATCCAAACTTTTCGTGGGGAGGACAGAACAATAGGCCATATAGGAATCAGAACTATGGAAAACAACATCAGGAGGAGAAGTCAAGCATGGAACAGATGATGCAGAAGTTCATATCATCCACCGAGACCAGAATGCAGAATCAGGATGCATCGATTAAGAACTTGGAAAATCAAATAGGTCAGTTGGCTAAAGCGATGTCCAGCAGAGAGCCAGGTACTTTGCCAAGTGACACGGAAAAGAATTCAAAGGAGCAGGTCAAGGCAGTTGAACTGAGAAGTGGGAAAAGAATTGAACCTGAGAGACAAGGCGAGAAAGAGCCAGAATCAGTTATATTAGAGAAAAATGCAGGTAAGTATTCAACTTCTACACAACCACCCCCATCACAGTCAAATATTATTGTTCCACCACCTTTTCCTGCAGCTCTCAAGAAGGTCAAGCTAGATTCTCAGTTTGCTAAATTCCTAGAAGTattcaagaaattgaatatAAACATCCCCTTCGCCGATTCATTGATGCAAATGCCCAGCTATGCTAAGTTATTGAAGGAGATTCTCTACAACAAGAGAAAATTGGAGGAGCATGAAATGATCAGTATAACAAAAAATTGCTCAGCACTAGTTCAGAACAAAATCCCACCTAAGcaaaaagatccagggagtttctctatcccttgTGTTATAAATGATGTGCAATTTCATAAAGATAtgtgtgatttaggagctaacATAAACTTAATGCCATATTCTGTTTTCAGAAAACTGAGCTTGGGAGAGCCGAAATCCACCAGGAtgtcattgcaattggcggacaGGTCTATCAAATATCCAAGAGGGATAATAGAAGACGTGCTGGTGAAAGTTGAAAAATTCATCCTCCCGGTGGATTTTGTGGTACTTGATATGGAGGAAGACTTGGACATGCCACTTATTCTGGGTAGACCTTTCCTGGCAACAGGAAAATCACTCATTGGTGTCCAAAAGGGAGAACTACTTTTGAAAGTTGGAGAGGAGAAAATATCTTTTGATGTGTTTAATGCACTTAAATTTTCACAATGTAATGAAGAGTGTTTTCAAATAGATGTTGTGGACTCACTTCTGTATGATTATGTGCAGGATAATTTTCAGGAATCGTTAGAAGCTGCACTTGTATCTCCACCTCATGATGATGAAATCAATGAAGAAATAGAAGAGATGACTGCCTACTTGAATGATAACCAGTCATGGCGAAAAGGTGGCAAGCTCAGACTCGAAGATCTTGGTGACCGGAAGGATTTAGTCCTCCAGAAACCAAGTCTTGAAGAACCACCAACTGTTGAATTGAAACCATTACCAGCCCATCTGAAATATGTATTTCTAGGTGAGAATGAAAATTTACCTGtcatattttcttcttctttgacaggtgagAAGGAGGCCAGACTGCTGGATGTtctcaaaaatcacaagagcGTGTTTGCTTGGAAGGtagcagatatcaaaggaataaaTCCATCCATCTGCATGCATAATATCCTAATGGAAGAGAGCATCAACCCCTTGGTTCAACCACAGAGAAGATTGAATCCCAAGATGCAAGAAGTAGTGAAAGCTGAAACGATAAAACTTCTGGATGCAGGTATTATTTATCCCATTTCTGATAGTGCTTGGGTGAGTCTGGTTCAATGTGTACCGAAGAAAGGTGGGATAATTGTCATTAAGAATGAGCAAAATGACCTGATACCTACTAGGACAGTTATAGGTTGGCGGgtgtgtatagattataggaagttgaatgACGCAACCCGTAAAGACCATTTTCCCCTCCCCTTCATTTACCAAATGCTAGAAAGACTTGCTGGGTATGAATTCTATTGCTTTTTAGATGGATATTCAAGATACAATCAAATTGCGATTGCACCTGAAGATCAGGATAAAACAACTTTTACTTGTCCATATG AATACTATTTTGATGAGATGCAAGGAGACGAACTTGGTACAAACTGGGAAAAGTGTCACTTCATGGTGACAGAAGGTATTGTATTAGGGCATCGAATATCTGAACAGGGGATCGACGTGGACAGGGCCAAG GCATTTGAATCTCTGAGAGAAAAATTGGTGACTGCACCAGTACTGACATCACCTAACTGGGATCTCCCATTTGAGGtcatgtgtgatgcaagtgactCAGCTGTTGGCGCTGTACTTGGCCAAAGAATAGACAAGGTATTCCGTACTATTTACTATGCTAGCAAAACATTGAATGAAGACCAATTGAATTATGCCATCACTGAAAAGGAGTTGCTAGTTGTAGTCTTTGCACTTGACAAGTTCCTTTCATACCTTTTCCTTTCGAAAATTACTGTATACACTGATCACTCTGCCATAAGACATCTATTGGCTAAGAAAGATGCAAAATCTAGGTTGATTAGGTGGATCCTGctcttacaagaatttgatttagaaATAAAGGATAAGAAAAGAGTAGAAAATGTTGTCGCTGATCACCGTTCTAGACTAGAATTCATTCCTGAATGTGCACAGAATGATATTGAGGACATAGATGATTGGTTTCCTGATGAAAAGTTGTTTGCCATAGAAAATTATCCTTGGTATGCTAATTTTTCAAATTACGTGGTCACGGGCAAACTCCCACATAACTTGTTTtttcatcaaaagaaaaaatttctGTCGGATGTAAAGCATTATTTTTGGGAAGAACCTTTCTTGTTTAAAATTTGTGCTGACTCGATGATCCAGAGATGTGTGGCGGAAGGAGAGATGAAAAGTATCCTCAGTCATTGTCATGACCGTGAGGTAGGTGGCTATGCTGGGCCAATCAAGACGACAGCTAAG TTGAGGCTCTTTCTCGGAAAATTGAAGTATAGGTGGTCTGGCCCCTACAAAATCACCAGGGTGTATCCATCGGTGGCCGTTGAGTTAAAGGATGCCAGAAATGATTCTTTCACAGTCAATGCTCAGAGACAAAAACATTATGTGGGAGGTGACGTTGATTCCATGCCAGTCATCACCACACTGACTGATCAAGACTAG